In a single window of the Desulfovibrio mangrovi genome:
- the hpt gene encoding hypoxanthine phosphoribosyltransferase — translation MQVKELKVVYSEEAIAERLRDLAAQINKDYDGKELVVVCVLKGAFMFFSDLVKLITVNPEVDFVRCASYGKGTSSTKTISFTKDLEVSIEDKHVLIVEDIVDTGHTMAFLIKQLEARGAKSIRLTAIVDKFERREVDVKVDYPGFTLQKGFIVGYGLDYAEKYRELGAIYEAVVE, via the coding sequence ATGCAAGTCAAAGAGTTGAAGGTTGTATACAGCGAGGAAGCCATTGCCGAAAGACTGCGCGACCTTGCCGCACAGATCAACAAGGATTATGATGGAAAGGAGCTGGTTGTCGTGTGCGTGCTCAAGGGCGCGTTCATGTTCTTCTCAGATCTGGTCAAGCTGATCACGGTGAATCCCGAAGTGGATTTTGTCCGTTGCGCCAGCTACGGAAAGGGAACGAGCAGCACCAAGACCATTTCCTTTACAAAGGACCTTGAAGTGTCCATTGAGGACAAGCATGTTCTCATCGTCGAGGACATCGTGGACACCGGTCACACCATGGCGTTTCTTATCAAGCAGCTGGAAGCGCGTGGTGCCAAGAGCATTCGCCTGACAGCCATTGTGGACAAGTTTGAGCGCCGTGAAGTGGATGTGAAAGTAGATTATCCCGGCTTTACGTTGCAAAAAGGGTTCATTGTCGGTTATGGCTTGGACTATGCTGAAAAATATCGTGAGCTTGGTGCCATCTACGAAGCTGTTGTCGAGTAG
- a CDS encoding FxLYD domain-containing protein has protein sequence MIVIEGEVRNMTGNALSYIGVSAVFYDSSGDVIGSERQLCGNILPADELRKLSAVGIQSRLRITPHLHGTHIPVKSDETVPFMIVFSGNERPHEFSVSAYVLDLGADR, from the coding sequence GTGATTGTTATCGAAGGTGAAGTCCGGAATATGACGGGCAATGCACTGTCTTATATAGGGGTGTCTGCTGTTTTTTACGACAGTTCAGGAGATGTGATCGGCTCCGAGCGTCAGTTGTGCGGCAACATTCTTCCTGCAGATGAACTCAGGAAGCTTTCGGCTGTCGGTATTCAATCTCGTCTTAGAATAACTCCTCATTTACACGGCACGCATATTCCTGTTAAATCGGACGAAACAGTGCCTTTTATGATTGTGTTTTCTGGAAATGAGCGGCCGCACGAGTTTAGTGTTTCCGCATATGTTTTGGATTTGGGGGCTGATAGATAG
- a CDS encoding methyl-accepting chemotaxis protein produces the protein MLESCFFVMRKVRASLAKVVSSREKDFLELGEDLHEASSRADKLVEDARELVDSTVGEILEEVLRQMDEKLAVLQTMSGKTDSGDAEEFLAIRRYLAELLRLLENYGRIVRTLQMLAISTRIESARLGSDGRGFNTLADDVEKLAVKIVEYSSTIRAHVNSLDTLAATAGERMHVIQRKQVEYSGEVAERIKGNLEALHEYGHRLSGVSLDLSQSFSSIQDSMGGIVASMQFHDIVRQQVEHVEEVLEDVTAFIQAESAGHDDREVAEWIRSVNSIQVSQLVHARESFTEAVGSLRTELDALGGYVEGVSGIVEEAHTGDGTQSPLEAMGTTVAVLSDHFAQLARAGEDVGNVMVSVVNTVSEMTSFLEDIEEVGAEIELIALNASIRAAHTGDMGKALGVLASSIQTLSKDAGIQTVDIADKLRAIAGSADTLRDHAEGYLDTSQAKAMTDELDGFMEQLRFVDCKGGGLLMGIRRDAERLTGILVELSQGIQVDVLVAADLMRAQRELEDLLASLPCGNGEAAVMLPEPLKAILDRYTMESERAIHRSMLGSRECGGIDLFDDASDSNIELF, from the coding sequence ATGCTTGAATCCTGCTTTTTTGTGATGCGCAAGGTGCGGGCAAGTCTTGCCAAGGTTGTTTCATCCCGTGAGAAAGATTTTCTTGAATTGGGTGAAGATCTCCACGAGGCTTCTTCCCGGGCCGATAAGCTGGTCGAAGACGCAAGAGAACTTGTGGATTCCACTGTCGGGGAGATTCTGGAAGAAGTTCTAAGGCAGATGGATGAAAAACTGGCTGTTCTGCAGACCATGAGCGGCAAGACCGACTCTGGCGATGCGGAAGAGTTTCTTGCCATTCGCCGTTATCTGGCCGAGCTCCTGAGGCTGCTGGAGAATTATGGACGTATTGTCCGTACGCTCCAGATGCTGGCCATATCCACCCGCATTGAAAGCGCCCGCCTAGGATCGGATGGCAGAGGCTTCAATACCCTTGCGGATGACGTTGAGAAGCTTGCAGTAAAGATTGTGGAATATTCTTCCACGATTCGTGCGCACGTCAACTCTCTGGATACACTGGCCGCAACAGCCGGTGAACGGATGCATGTCATCCAGCGCAAACAGGTGGAGTATTCGGGTGAGGTTGCCGAGAGAATCAAGGGCAACCTTGAGGCTCTTCACGAGTACGGCCATCGCCTTTCCGGGGTTTCACTGGATCTTTCTCAATCCTTCTCCAGCATTCAGGACAGCATGGGCGGCATTGTCGCTTCCATGCAGTTTCACGATATTGTCCGCCAACAGGTAGAGCATGTCGAGGAAGTGTTGGAAGATGTGACTGCCTTTATTCAGGCTGAATCAGCAGGGCACGATGATCGTGAGGTTGCGGAGTGGATTCGCTCGGTAAACTCCATACAGGTTTCGCAACTTGTTCATGCCCGTGAAAGTTTTACAGAGGCAGTAGGCTCTCTCAGGACTGAGCTTGATGCCCTGGGCGGGTATGTGGAAGGCGTTTCCGGCATTGTCGAAGAGGCTCATACAGGGGACGGAACCCAGTCTCCCCTTGAGGCCATGGGAACAACCGTGGCTGTGCTTTCCGATCATTTTGCCCAGTTGGCCCGCGCCGGAGAAGACGTTGGTAACGTCATGGTCTCCGTGGTCAATACCGTTTCAGAAATGACCTCGTTTCTGGAAGATATTGAGGAGGTGGGGGCAGAAATTGAACTTATTGCCCTTAATGCCAGCATAAGAGCGGCGCATACCGGCGACATGGGTAAGGCTCTCGGGGTTCTTGCGTCTTCCATCCAGACTCTTTCAAAGGATGCGGGGATACAGACGGTCGACATTGCTGACAAATTGCGTGCCATAGCCGGTTCTGCAGATACGTTGCGCGACCATGCGGAAGGGTATCTTGATACGTCCCAGGCCAAAGCCATGACGGATGAGCTGGACGGTTTCATGGAGCAGTTGCGGTTTGTTGATTGCAAGGGGGGCGGTTTGCTCATGGGGATACGGCGTGACGCAGAAAGGTTGACCGGTATCCTTGTGGAACTGTCTCAGGGGATCCAGGTTGATGTGCTTGTTGCTGCCGACCTGATGCGTGCACAGCGTGAGCTTGAGGATCTGCTGGCCTCGTTGCCCTGCGGCAACGGTGAAGCGGCAGTAATGTTGCCGGAGCCGCTCAAGGCCATTCTGGACAGGTATACCATGGAAAGCGAGCGGGCTATTCATCGTTCCATGCTGGGGAGCCGGGAATGCGGCGGAATTGATTTGTTCGACGATGCGTCGGACAGCAATATTGAATTGTTTTAG
- a CDS encoding DUF3426 domain-containing protein yields the protein MHVTCPNCSTKYNLPDSMFKPGAKARCTVCKHMFPLAGEKAAPRAASPKDMGDDSIADLLGSSDSGFNLDAPSKKKPKEKGKSKLALVLVLLIVLLGGAGAGVYFMMPDLLGVGEKEAPTPAPNGTEDVAVTDNIKSLALRNVRQYYQPNEKVGQLFVVEGKVVNNFSTPKELVKVEVTLFDTNNVTITSKQQYCGITVSLFQLQVLGQQELESALNNKIEILTNNTNIAPGGEVPFMVVFYNPPASVSEFGVKVIEAKDPPKK from the coding sequence ATGCATGTAACTTGTCCTAATTGTTCAACTAAATATAATCTTCCCGACTCAATGTTCAAGCCGGGGGCCAAGGCTCGCTGCACAGTCTGCAAGCACATGTTCCCTCTGGCTGGTGAGAAGGCGGCTCCCAGGGCTGCATCACCAAAGGACATGGGGGATGACTCCATTGCCGATCTTCTCGGTTCCTCCGACTCCGGATTCAATCTGGATGCGCCTTCCAAGAAGAAGCCCAAGGAGAAAGGCAAGAGCAAGCTTGCGCTTGTGCTTGTGCTCCTGATTGTACTGCTTGGCGGAGCGGGAGCAGGCGTATACTTCATGATGCCCGACCTTTTGGGGGTCGGGGAGAAAGAAGCACCAACGCCTGCGCCGAACGGAACCGAAGACGTCGCCGTTACGGATAACATCAAGAGCCTCGCCCTCAGAAATGTTCGGCAGTACTATCAGCCCAACGAAAAGGTCGGCCAGCTCTTTGTTGTTGAAGGCAAGGTCGTCAACAACTTCAGTACGCCCAAGGAACTGGTGAAGGTTGAGGTGACGCTGTTTGACACGAACAACGTGACCATCACCAGCAAGCAGCAGTATTGCGGTATTACCGTGTCCCTTTTCCAGTTGCAGGTTCTGGGGCAGCAGGAGCTTGAATCCGCTCTCAACAACAAGATCGAGATCTTGACCAACAACACGAATATCGCCCCCGGCGGTGAAGTGCCTTTCATGGTGGTTTTCTATAATCCGCCGGCATCCGTGTCTGAGTTTGGGGTCAAGGTCATTGAAGCCAAAGATCCGCCAAAGAAATAG
- a CDS encoding chemotaxis protein CheA — MLDDVNAQAFREEAQELLAELETALLELEEAPDNSDIVDRVFRAMHTIKGSGAMFGFDDIAAFTHDVENVFDKVRNGELSVTRELLDLTLKSRDHIAHLLECSATGAEVDTETEAQLTAQLKAMMSAVDLPEEPETEMPGPVAAPAQPGVQCAYRIRFKPARDIFLSGSNPLHLLDDLSQMGAMQCFPHFGQLPGIEELDVESCYVWWDILLLTDQQEEAIRDVFLFVEDDCELTIRAIDSDEQQDSEVTYKRLGEILLERGDISHENLVEVLKEQRPIGRALREAGLVTEEQIESALAEQQTVRELRKTREVVGDKSEPAAASIRVAADKLDKLVDLVGELVIVQAQIAQYVHSSHDSLLMSLSEELERLSDELRDSTLSIRMLPIGTTFSKFRRLIRDLSSELGKEVELVTYGAETELDKTVIERLGDPLVHCLRNSLDHGIEKPDVRAAAGKSRCGTITLAAEHSGGEVLISIVDDGAGLNRDRIRASAVSKGIINSEAELTDKEICNLIFAPGFSTAAEITSVSGRGVGMDVVKRSIDALRGTIELDSSPGAGTTITIRLPLTLAIIDGLQVQVGNEFYVIPLNHVEECVEHIGSSVNGDRQRIINLRGEIVPYITLREQFEVPGFKPQIEQIVVVSTSGARYGIVVDHVIGEHQTVIKSLGKVYKDVEGISGATIKGDGSMALILDIPRLVQSAIVSQRHWC; from the coding sequence ATGCTTGATGACGTAAATGCGCAGGCGTTTCGCGAAGAGGCTCAGGAACTGCTGGCCGAATTGGAAACGGCACTCCTGGAGCTTGAGGAGGCGCCGGATAATTCCGATATCGTGGACAGAGTGTTCCGGGCCATGCATACGATCAAAGGATCCGGCGCCATGTTCGGGTTCGATGATATTGCCGCCTTTACACACGATGTTGAAAATGTCTTCGATAAGGTCCGGAACGGGGAGCTTTCCGTAACTCGGGAACTGTTGGATTTGACTCTCAAGTCCCGGGATCACATCGCGCACCTGCTTGAGTGCAGTGCTACCGGCGCTGAAGTGGATACGGAAACCGAAGCGCAGCTGACAGCACAGCTCAAGGCTATGATGAGCGCCGTTGACCTGCCGGAAGAACCGGAGACGGAGATGCCCGGGCCTGTCGCTGCACCTGCGCAGCCCGGCGTTCAGTGTGCTTATCGCATTCGCTTCAAGCCGGCTCGCGATATCTTCCTGTCGGGCTCCAACCCCTTGCATCTTCTTGACGATTTGTCCCAGATGGGGGCCATGCAGTGCTTTCCGCATTTTGGTCAGCTTCCCGGTATTGAAGAGCTGGATGTGGAATCCTGCTATGTCTGGTGGGATATCCTCCTGCTTACCGATCAGCAGGAAGAAGCCATCCGCGACGTTTTTCTCTTTGTGGAAGACGACTGCGAACTCACCATTCGAGCCATCGACAGTGATGAGCAGCAGGATAGCGAAGTTACGTACAAACGGCTTGGCGAGATCCTGCTTGAGCGCGGCGACATATCCCATGAGAACCTTGTTGAGGTGCTCAAGGAGCAACGGCCTATCGGGCGTGCGTTGCGTGAGGCCGGACTGGTGACGGAAGAGCAGATAGAGTCAGCCCTTGCCGAACAGCAGACCGTGCGTGAATTGAGAAAGACCAGAGAAGTTGTTGGAGATAAGTCGGAGCCGGCCGCAGCAAGCATCAGAGTCGCTGCAGACAAGCTTGATAAATTGGTGGATCTTGTCGGCGAATTGGTGATTGTTCAGGCGCAGATCGCGCAATACGTGCACTCATCGCATGATTCTCTTCTGATGAGCCTTTCAGAGGAACTGGAACGTCTTTCCGACGAGTTGCGGGATTCGACGCTTTCTATCCGCATGCTTCCCATCGGTACCACGTTCAGCAAATTCCGTCGCCTTATCCGCGATCTTTCATCGGAACTGGGTAAGGAAGTGGAGCTTGTCACCTATGGTGCGGAAACCGAACTGGACAAGACTGTTATCGAGCGACTCGGCGACCCGCTGGTGCATTGTCTGCGTAACAGTCTTGATCACGGCATTGAAAAGCCGGATGTCCGTGCTGCTGCCGGCAAGTCCCGTTGCGGAACCATCACGCTGGCGGCGGAGCACTCAGGCGGGGAGGTGCTTATCTCCATTGTTGACGATGGGGCAGGGCTGAACCGTGACCGCATTCGTGCTTCGGCCGTTTCCAAGGGTATCATTAATTCTGAAGCGGAACTTACTGACAAGGAAATCTGCAACCTCATCTTCGCTCCCGGATTCTCTACCGCCGCTGAGATAACCAGTGTTTCGGGCCGTGGGGTAGGCATGGACGTGGTAAAACGTTCCATTGATGCACTGCGGGGCACCATTGAGCTGGACAGCAGCCCCGGAGCTGGAACCACCATCACCATCCGTCTGCCGCTCACGCTGGCCATTATTGATGGCCTGCAGGTGCAGGTGGGGAACGAATTCTACGTCATCCCTCTGAACCATGTGGAAGAATGCGTTGAACATATCGGTTCCTCCGTCAACGGAGACAGGCAGCGCATTATCAATCTGCGTGGTGAAATCGTGCCGTATATTACTCTCCGCGAGCAGTTTGAGGTGCCCGGTTTCAAACCTCAGATTGAGCAGATTGTTGTGGTCAGCACTTCCGGTGCCCGCTACGGTATTGTTGTGGACCATGTCATCGGCGAGCACCAGACCGTCATCAAGTCTCTTGGCAAGGTCTATAAAGACGTTGAGGGCATATCCGGCGCCACCATCAAGGGAGACGGCTCCATGGCGTTGATTCTGGATATTCCGCGGTTGGTTCAGTCTGCCATTGTCAGTCAGCGGCATTGGTGTTGA
- a CDS encoding N-acetyltransferase — MAAPYIRKARMQDVKAIHKLLMECSGQGLLLPRPLNQLYGHLREFFVVDPDDGSPVVGCCGLAIAWDNLAEVRSLAVDERMRGAGFGRKLVEACLSEAVTLGIYKVFTLTYQDNFFRKMGFVEVTKDTLPQKVWADCINCPKFPECDEIAMQIEL; from the coding sequence ATGGCCGCACCATATATACGCAAGGCTCGCATGCAGGATGTGAAAGCCATTCACAAACTGCTTATGGAATGTTCCGGTCAGGGGCTTCTGTTGCCTCGTCCGCTTAACCAACTGTATGGCCATCTTCGTGAATTCTTTGTTGTGGACCCCGACGACGGCTCGCCTGTTGTTGGGTGTTGTGGTCTTGCCATTGCCTGGGATAATCTGGCGGAAGTCCGTTCTCTGGCCGTGGATGAGCGCATGCGCGGCGCCGGATTCGGTCGCAAGCTGGTGGAAGCCTGTTTGAGCGAAGCCGTGACGCTGGGTATTTACAAAGTCTTCACTCTCACCTATCAGGACAACTTTTTCAGAAAGATGGGCTTTGTCGAGGTAACAAAGGATACGTTGCCTCAGAAGGTCTGGGCGGATTGCATCAATTGCCCGAAGTTCCCGGAATGTGATGAAATTGCCATGCAGATCGAGTTATGA
- a CDS encoding response regulator translates to MTKTIMTVDDSASVRQMVSFTLKKAGYNVVEARDGQDAMAKLSGPVHMVITDLNMPNMDGISLIRNIRAVPAYKFIPIVMLTTESQASKKQEGKAAGATGWIVKPFKPEQLIDVVKKVLR, encoded by the coding sequence GTGACTAAGACTATAATGACGGTGGACGATTCCGCCAGTGTGCGCCAGATGGTTTCTTTTACGCTGAAGAAGGCCGGATATAATGTTGTTGAAGCACGAGACGGTCAGGATGCCATGGCCAAGTTATCCGGACCGGTGCACATGGTTATTACGGACCTCAATATGCCGAACATGGATGGTATCTCTCTTATCAGGAATATCCGTGCCGTTCCGGCGTATAAATTTATTCCCATTGTTATGCTGACAACGGAATCGCAGGCTTCCAAGAAGCAGGAAGGCAAGGCGGCAGGCGCTACCGGATGGATCGTAAAGCCGTTCAAGCCCGAGCAGCTGATAGACGTGGTAAAGAAGGTCCTGCGGTAG
- the radA gene encoding DNA repair protein RadA yields MKTKEIYHCSACGAHAPQWRGQCPKCGEWNTLEARVVHKDQARQRVSAPLSYQASRIMPLQDVTDERDEPFGTGMQQLDRILGNGLVPGAALLIGGEPGIGKSTLLLQVAGAVACSGKQVLYLSGEETLAQLKGRAERLGALTPELTAVSTSRLDDVLPVLESDTPPDLIIVDSVQTLTSLRAEGLPGSVSQVRAVATELIEICKRGGITLLLVGHVTKDGQLAGPKLLEHMVDTVISLEGDRRQMYRMLRVFKNRFGPNQELLVFEMAQQGMCIVDDPSTYFLGARDPALSGTAVVMAMDGQRPFAVEVQALVSRSYLAIPRRTGLGFDVNRLHLLLAVLEKRLRLNFGQVDIYAKVGGGMRLQDPGMDLALVAAVLSSFYDIPLPERSVFWGEVDLNGQVRPVAGQDVRHSQASRLGYRPVFHPAGNGSGGLDTILSLQEALFRRS; encoded by the coding sequence GTGAAAACCAAAGAAATATACCACTGTTCCGCCTGCGGGGCTCATGCCCCGCAGTGGCGTGGACAGTGTCCGAAATGCGGGGAGTGGAATACTCTTGAGGCCCGGGTCGTGCATAAGGATCAGGCCAGACAGAGGGTGTCCGCTCCCTTGTCGTATCAGGCATCCCGCATTATGCCGTTGCAGGACGTAACCGACGAGCGCGACGAGCCGTTTGGTACCGGCATGCAGCAGCTTGACCGCATTCTCGGGAACGGACTTGTTCCCGGTGCGGCGCTGCTTATCGGTGGAGAGCCGGGAATAGGCAAATCAACGTTGCTGCTGCAGGTGGCCGGTGCGGTTGCATGCTCGGGCAAGCAGGTTCTTTACCTTTCTGGCGAAGAAACTCTTGCCCAGCTCAAGGGCAGGGCAGAGCGTCTTGGCGCATTGACGCCGGAACTCACTGCCGTCTCCACCTCCCGTCTTGATGACGTGCTCCCGGTGCTTGAGAGCGATACGCCGCCAGACCTCATCATCGTAGACTCTGTGCAGACCTTGACCTCCCTGCGTGCCGAAGGGCTGCCCGGCAGCGTGAGTCAGGTGCGCGCTGTCGCTACGGAATTGATCGAGATATGCAAGCGTGGCGGCATCACCCTGTTGCTGGTAGGTCATGTGACCAAGGACGGCCAGTTGGCTGGCCCCAAGTTGCTGGAGCACATGGTGGACACCGTTATTTCGCTGGAAGGCGACAGACGGCAGATGTACCGCATGCTGCGCGTGTTCAAGAACCGCTTCGGTCCCAATCAGGAACTGCTGGTATTCGAAATGGCCCAGCAGGGCATGTGTATTGTGGATGATCCTTCCACCTATTTCCTCGGCGCGCGCGATCCCGCCCTGTCCGGTACGGCCGTGGTCATGGCCATGGATGGGCAGCGTCCCTTCGCGGTGGAAGTGCAGGCTTTGGTCAGCCGCAGTTATCTTGCCATTCCACGCCGAACTGGGCTGGGGTTTGACGTGAACCGGCTGCACCTGTTGCTGGCGGTTCTGGAGAAGAGACTCCGCCTCAATTTCGGGCAGGTTGATATCTATGCCAAGGTCGGTGGAGGCATGCGCCTGCAGGATCCGGGCATGGACCTTGCCCTTGTGGCGGCTGTGCTCTCATCTTTCTATGACATTCCGCTGCCGGAGCGTTCTGTTTTCTGGGGCGAGGTGGACCTGAACGGACAGGTGCGTCCCGTAGCCGGGCAGGATGTCCGCCATTCTCAGGCGTCGCGCCTCGGCTACCGGCCGGTCTTTCATCCGGCAGGCAACGGCAGCGGCGGACTGGATACCATTCTTTCCTTGCAGGAAGCTCTTTTCAGGCGGTCCTGA
- a CDS encoding homocysteine S-methyltransferase family protein — translation MADFRRALHEGRFVFFDGGMGTMLQARGLTAGVSPEVWCLSNPDVLKGIHLDYARAGANVLTTNTFGGTRFKMPSDISIPDFNRAMANAARRAADEAGGNVFVAGSVGPTGHFLKPLGDLTFEELVDAYKEQIRGLVDGGVDLVLMETHFDIAELRAAIVAAREVCSLPVGASMTFENGVSLTGTSPEVFVETAVNMGVDLVATNCSAGPEQMVPVVEKMLAVSSVPVLVMPNAGLPELDAAGNTVFRLDPVSFAEQTKKFAEMGVRCMGGCCGTTPDHIAALSKAVADVPCKPVEDRSSGLVVTSRASLVRFGVDYPVRIIGERINPTGKKQLISELQNGQFTTCMMFVQEQLDSHAPLLDVNVGAPMVDETVLLPDLIQRIVAQHPVPLAVDTSNMDALEKALTVYPASPLVNSISGEPGRMERLGPLCRKFGAPFILLPLKGRKLPVAASERIAIIEELLAQAEALGIPRRLIMVDVLALAVSSKAEAAKACLETVRYCTDTLGLPTTIGLSNISFGLPARGLLNSTFLTMAAAAGLSSCIAHPGNARIREALAAAEVLLNRDPNAERFIADYAEWKPGNGSVVGGGVVSGGAAASAYEAVVKGDKDNVVGLIRKELDAGLTPFEVVNRMLIPAITEVGDKYERKEYFLPQLLRSAETMQHGFAHLKPMLEDEGGSEVKPTIIMATVEGDIHDIGKNIVCLMLSNHGFNVVDLGKDVKARSIVDAAAEHGAKIIGLSALMTTTMVRMQDTIDLLKERGMHDVKVMVGGAVVTQAFADAIGAHGYSLDAVAAVRLAQTLSGE, via the coding sequence GTGGCAGATTTCAGAAGAGCCTTGCATGAAGGCCGTTTTGTATTTTTTGATGGTGGAATGGGAACCATGCTGCAGGCCCGCGGACTTACGGCCGGTGTAAGCCCTGAAGTATGGTGTCTGTCCAATCCTGATGTGCTCAAGGGAATCCATCTGGATTATGCCCGCGCGGGTGCCAACGTACTGACGACCAATACCTTCGGCGGCACGCGCTTCAAGATGCCCTCGGATATTAGCATACCGGATTTCAACCGCGCCATGGCCAATGCGGCCAGACGTGCTGCGGATGAAGCCGGGGGAAATGTCTTTGTTGCAGGCAGCGTGGGCCCCACCGGCCATTTTCTCAAGCCGCTCGGCGATCTGACCTTTGAGGAGCTTGTTGACGCCTACAAGGAACAGATCCGCGGTCTGGTGGATGGCGGTGTGGATCTTGTGCTCATGGAAACCCACTTTGACATCGCCGAGCTGCGTGCCGCCATTGTTGCTGCCCGCGAGGTGTGCTCCCTGCCCGTTGGCGCGTCCATGACTTTTGAAAACGGGGTAAGCTTGACCGGTACTTCGCCAGAGGTATTTGTCGAGACGGCAGTGAACATGGGTGTTGACCTTGTTGCCACCAACTGCAGTGCGGGTCCCGAGCAGATGGTGCCTGTGGTGGAGAAGATGCTTGCCGTCTCTTCCGTGCCGGTGCTGGTCATGCCTAACGCCGGTCTTCCCGAACTGGATGCGGCGGGCAACACCGTTTTCCGTCTTGATCCGGTTTCCTTTGCCGAACAGACCAAAAAGTTTGCCGAAATGGGCGTGCGTTGCATGGGCGGTTGCTGCGGCACCACGCCGGACCATATCGCAGCCTTGAGCAAAGCTGTTGCCGATGTGCCCTGCAAGCCCGTGGAAGATCGTTCTTCCGGCCTTGTAGTCACGTCCCGTGCTTCCCTTGTGCGTTTCGGCGTTGACTATCCTGTGCGTATCATCGGCGAGCGCATCAACCCCACCGGCAAGAAACAGCTTATTTCCGAATTGCAGAACGGCCAGTTCACCACCTGCATGATGTTTGTTCAGGAACAGTTGGACAGCCACGCACCGCTTCTGGATGTGAATGTGGGCGCTCCCATGGTGGATGAAACCGTGCTGCTGCCTGATCTCATCCAGCGCATCGTGGCGCAGCATCCCGTTCCGCTGGCAGTGGACACTTCCAATATGGACGCGCTTGAAAAGGCGCTGACCGTGTATCCTGCTTCCCCGCTGGTCAACTCCATCAGCGGCGAGCCCGGTCGCATGGAACGTCTTGGTCCGTTGTGCCGCAAGTTTGGTGCTCCCTTCATTCTTCTGCCGCTCAAGGGGCGCAAGCTGCCTGTGGCGGCATCCGAACGCATCGCCATTATCGAAGAGTTGCTGGCGCAGGCGGAAGCTCTGGGCATTCCTCGTCGGCTCATCATGGTGGACGTGCTGGCCCTTGCCGTTTCCTCCAAGGCGGAAGCAGCCAAGGCCTGCCTTGAAACCGTGCGTTACTGTACGGACACGCTCGGCCTGCCCACGACCATCGGTCTGTCCAACATTTCCTTCGGTCTGCCCGCGCGTGGCCTGCTGAATAGCACGTTCCTTACCATGGCAGCGGCAGCGGGGCTTTCCTCCTGTATCGCGCATCCCGGCAACGCACGCATCCGTGAAGCGCTGGCTGCCGCCGAAGTGCTTCTGAACCGCGACCCCAATGCCGAGAGATTCATTGCCGATTATGCCGAGTGGAAGCCCGGCAATGGTTCTGTCGTGGGCGGCGGTGTCGTTTCCGGCGGAGCTGCGGCTTCTGCGTATGAAGCTGTTGTAAAGGGTGACAAGGACAACGTCGTCGGCCTCATCCGCAAGGAGCTTGATGCAGGCCTTACCCCTTTTGAAGTGGTAAACCGCATGCTCATACCCGCCATTACGGAGGTGGGTGACAAGTATGAGAGGAAGGAATATTTTCTTCCGCAGCTGTTGCGCTCTGCCGAGACCATGCAGCACGGTTTTGCGCACCTCAAGCCCATGCTGGAAGATGAGGGCGGTTCCGAGGTCAAGCCCACCATTATCATGGCGACCGTGGAAGGGGATATTCACGATATCGGCAAGAATATTGTGTGCCTCATGCTGAGCAACCACGGGTTCAACGTGGTGGACCTTGGCAAGGACGTGAAAGCCCGGAGCATTGTTGATGCCGCTGCCGAACATGGTGCCAAGATCATCGGCCTTTCCGCGCTTATGACCACCACCATGGTGCGTATGCAGGACACCATCGATCTGCTCAAGGAACGCGGCATGCATGACGTAAAGGTCATGGTGGGCGGCGCTGTTGTAACGCAGGCTTTTGCGGACGCCATTGGCGCTCATGGCTACTCGCTGGATGCGGTTGCCGCCGTGCGTCTCGCCCAGACGCTTTCCGGAGAATAA
- a CDS encoding TlpA family protein disulfide reductase, with protein sequence MNNVFCGISRRLCFLILLMTLAVFGADSMRGAAVAGAVPEATAADLLKMIRAERGKVVVVNFFASWCPPCKEEIPDLIELRSKVAAEDMTLLGISVDEDPKQLEAMVGSIPFNYPVYRGVKDLPEVFAISSIPRLLIYDKSGKLVIDHVGLAEPSALAAKIDELKGN encoded by the coding sequence ATGAATAATGTTTTTTGCGGCATTTCCCGTAGGTTGTGCTTTCTCATACTGCTGATGACCTTGGCGGTCTTTGGCGCAGACTCCATGAGGGGGGCGGCTGTTGCCGGTGCTGTGCCGGAAGCTACAGCAGCCGATCTGCTCAAGATGATCAGGGCGGAGCGGGGCAAGGTGGTGGTCGTCAACTTCTTTGCCTCATGGTGTCCGCCCTGCAAGGAAGAGATTCCAGACCTCATCGAATTGCGCAGCAAGGTGGCGGCAGAAGACATGACGCTTCTTGGTATTTCCGTTGATGAGGACCCCAAGCAGTTGGAAGCCATGGTCGGCAGCATTCCCTTCAACTACCCCGTGTACAGGGGAGTGAAGGATCTGCCGGAGGTGTTCGCCATTTCTTCCATCCCCCGTTTGCTTATTTATGACAAGAGCGGCAAGCTGGTCATTGACCATGTGGGACTGGCTGAACCCTCGGCACTGGCTGCGAAGATTGATGAATTGAAAGGAAACTAG